The sequence below is a genomic window from Chaetodon auriga isolate fChaAug3 chromosome 8, fChaAug3.hap1, whole genome shotgun sequence.
ACAAACTGACGGATTTTGTCCTCCACAAAGTGTtcatgaaacacagtgaagtagATGACCTGTGGGGATAAATAATCATCTTTTAAAAGAGCTCTCCACACTCATACTGCATATTTCCCACATTTCTTAAGAcgggaagagaagagagatcCAAAGGAAGTGAGGGAAGGCGAAAATAAGAATGAATGGTGGCAATTTTACCTGCAGAAGTCCGATGCAGAGCCACAGTGTGGCAGCCAGACCGTAGCGCAGCATCAGGCTGTATGAAGGAGTGTATGCCTGTGAGGGGCGCTTTAAAGTTGGCCAGGGGTCCCTCAGTGCCAGGTTAGAGAAATCCAGCACCTGAACAATACAGGGTGATATATCAGAAATCAGGAAAAGGGACATAACAAAAGTTGCAAGCAAGTGTATGTGTAGGTGTGAGATGTACTTCAAGAAAGAAGAGCACAGCCATGATCTGAAAAGTGGGGTTGATCTTGCGGATTGTCTGGATCTCGTTCCATTCGTTGGCCACAAAGCAGGTCCTCCAGATGCTGACTGGAGAGGGGTCACGTTTTGGCTTGCCAGTAGCTGAAACGACAGCAAATATAGTGAATGTAATCAAACAGATGGATGATTACTTCTTATGAGGACTGCAAAATATAAGCTCAGAGTACATATGTGTGTACCTTGCACAGTCCTGCTTGCTTTGCTTCGTGGCCTCTCCCAATCAATAAAGAACACATCAACTGACACCTGAAGGATCAGCTTGTGGAGAAACTGGACAGCCtggacacaaatacacaaaacaatacCTCTTCACTATTTGTAATAGGAGCAAACCACCCACCTTTCAAAACAACACTGCAACAATACTCATTGTTACATCTGTTCAGGTGTCTAACCTTGAGAGCGAAGGCACAACTGATGTACGTCACAAACTGCTCCTCCTGAGAAGGTAGTGGTAACAGCACCGACACAAACCGCTGGGCCTAAACGGGCACAGTCACATATTAGTGCCAGAAAAAAGCCAATAACAATTGACCGAAATCTATGCATTCAAAAAGAACCTTTCAGGGGAAAAAAGTAAAGGAGGAAAGAAACTTGcgtgcagagaggaaaagaaaaagtccatgcaaagacaggaaaaacactTGTTGTGTTTGCAAAGGAATTAAAGGCAATGTGACTTGAAGGAAAAGGCTGGAGAAAGGAGGAACTGGTAcaaaagtatgaaaataaacaaacaaaaaaagaaaatcccaaAGGAATTAGACTAACCTTGTACAAGATGAGCCAGTAAAGTCCAGTTCCTACAGTGACGGCGAAGAAAACATTGGCCAGATCTCCggcataaaacaacaaaaacttcaGCATAGTCTGGAGCAGAAGATAAGAGGGACTAACATTACTTCCAAGCTTCACGCCAACATGCACCGAAGTGGCTAAAATTCTGACATGTTAAAGATGCAATACCTCCACATCAATGAGCGGAGAGGCGATCCTCCTCTTCCAGCTGACTGTCTTCAGCAGAGAGTAGAGCACAGCTACACCGCCCATCACACCCAGagcagtctgcacacacaaaaatatcagAGCTACAGCTGATCCTGCAtcacataaacactgaaaagCAGACACAAGAATGTCTCCTGGTCTCATTTTAGACCATTTAACAAGAGACATGTCGTTCACTTCTACTCACATCTGTCTTTACGCGAGCCTCATTCTGATCCATCTCATACTCCACAGCAAACATTGTCTAGAAACAGATAAATGAGTGCAATGCATACAGTAAGACACCCATGAGCTTGTTTTTGAGATAAATAGACAGTGACTCATTTAAGTTTTTCTCTTCAGCAGAAAACCTGCTGAGAAGACAAATCCTTGTTCAACTTTTTGCGATGAAACATGAGCTGAAGGCAACTGGTTATGTTAAGTCTACAAGaaataattgtgtttgtgtgtgtgtgtatttatgtgtggcctactcacagacacagtttgtttaTTGATATCCGTGATGGGAACATCTCTGTAGGTCACAGTCATTAGAGGGGGAAATACCTGTCCTTCCCGGGTTCGTGGAACCAGCTGGAACCTGCAAAACATGTTTAATCAAAAACATCACcatttcacacagcagtgtAATGGAAATGTTAACTATAACCATGCAGATTGTGAAGCTTTATGTCACCTGACCTTATGATAACTGTGTGTTACTTAAATAATGGAAGAAAAAGCACCTGGAGAGGATGTCTGGGAGTACAAGAGATATTAAGAGAGGACGTTTGTGAAAGCAGAGAATAGGAATctactgtgactgtgactgtttgGACCCAAAGCTGGTCAAAACTCGGCACGGCTCCTGGACCAGGTAAGACCATCAGTGACTTAGCTTGAGAGGATACAACATACTCCCCTTTACAATGTTCTCTTGTTCTATAACTGCAGACTGTGGTAAAAAGAAGTTGCTCTTTGCTCTGGAGAGCATTGATCTCTGTATGCTTTGAGCCCATTTGCAAATGCTTCAATAAACTTGCAGGAAGAGAGATCCTTGTCACTGTTCTTTACTATGCAGATTTCCACCGCAGCAGctactttctcttttttttaaatggtggTGCACATATTGGGAGCCCACCTTATTTTGACACTGCTGGCAACACGGATGACTTTAGGCAGGGCACTCATGCTCTTCTCCCTTCCACTCAGCGTGTCGACAAGAAACATACGTCGAGACAAGTACCAGTTCTTCATGCCCTCTGTACAAAGACAAAGCATAGTCAAGCaatgcgcgtgcacacacagacatacacactctgaaaaataaaatctcaccTTGGTTGATGAACCGTCCATTGTATTGCTGGTTATGGACCAGTGAAGGCAGGGGGAGAAgttttctgttctctcctccACCAAGATCCATAAACACATCATAGAACAAAGGCTCGGGATGGGTAGCCAACAGCTCTGCTACAGAGAGGTCacactacacacaaacacacacgcacagtttaAAATACAACTGGGAATAACAAGAGAGTCTCTGAGCTTAACGAAACAAATATCACTCACACTTTGTTGGTAAGCGGTTCCAAAGCTGAAGGCTGCTGCCTGCTTGGTGGCTGTTTCTGGACAAAGCTAATACAGAAGAAGACATATGTTGAGGGGTATTTAACAGCCTCCTGTATGTTTATACCTTGTATGAATCACATGAAAAATCACTGTATTCAGTCAATAGTAACAACAGATACATTTGTGTTGTTAACATGCAAAAGAGTGGTGAACATACTATCTATCTACATACATTTCATTACTTACAATTATCTTGCGTATTCAgactatatatctatatatcccTTTTTATCATTTGAATTCTTACCTGAAGATTACGTCCTCCTACTTGTTCCCATCTGAGGAACTCTCCTCTGACGTTATAGACAGCAGCAAGCAGCTTGATGTCAGTATTCTGTcagataaacacaaaatgtcaaataaaaagaacagtttttgtctcatttcaggTTGAGTAGTGTTTTTATGGTGCTTCTCTTTTCCTTTAGAGTTCTTcctgtgctgttgttttatcATGATAACTTGAAGATGATCAAAGTCCATCACATACCTTGTTTATTCCCCTGAAATGGAACCCGGTGGGAACAGGGTCGGTCTGAAGCACTCGACTGGCCAGTCCTGGTTCGTCCCCATAGTAAAGCCATGGCAGATTAAGTCTCCTGGAGAGAGTAACCAAAGTGCTTACTGACCACTCTGGGTGAAACGAAATTACAGTATAGGGGAATGAAATCTGCAAAGACAGCacaatatatacacatatgccATGACAGAGTTGATTACCAATAGGAGATGTCTTGAgttgagctgaaagcagctctcGATCTGAAGATGGTGTTAAAGAGACCACAGGCATCGGTGGACACGCTGCTGAAGGAGTGCATGTTCATCACACACATGTTGCCGAGAGCCTGGCACGCGGTCAGGTTGGAGTAGACCTGTAACAACACAACTTGTTTatgcacagcagctgaaacacacagaaaatgttacTAATACTATGGCACAACGGTCGTTATGAGCTACAATGTCAGTGCACGGCCCATTACACATGTTTTAAAAGTTGAttcaacacaaagacaacacttCATGCACACTTACATAACGTACATATTTACTAGATGCATTTTGGCATCAACCACGATTAAAATTTTGATGGCTAATATCGGATGTCTGTGTCTTCCTGCAATATTAGGTTAAAAAGAATAGAATTACGAGGCAGGCTGCTGATGAGGGGTACAGGTTTTTGACGAACCAGGCAGACTGGACACTGAATTTCTGTGAGGGGattggaagagaaaacacagatcAGAATGTATATTgaatttaacaaaaataaagtgaGCAAGTGAGAGGGGAGACTCACCAGCTGAGCATAGTTGACACTGGGATTCACATTGGTGGAGAGGTTGTCTGGAGGGAAACATAATCCTCCTGCCTGTAAAATCACACAGCAACCACTGATGATACAGATATTCTATGGGTCCGTTACTGAATGTTGTGGTAATGATGTGTGTGGAAGAAGGTATGAGGGTAGAGGGTGAGCAGAACTCACCAGGATATTAGGAGGGTTACACACACAGGAGGCGTTAATGATGGTGGTCTGACATCTCTCACACCTGTAAGACAATTTTGGAGACTGTTCTAGCCCTTACACACTGTAAAAGAAATCCTGGAATCAAGTCAGCACCATACCAGTGGTGCTAAGAGAGAGgcagaacaaacaaaatggGAAAATACCTCATACAGTCTGTACTGGGCTAGGGTGTTTATGAGAGGCAGGGAAGACATACTGTGGACATGAGATGTGGAACAAATACAAATCAGTGCTCAACACGATGAGAGGCGCAAGAGAGATGGAGCCATAACGACTTTCTGTTAAAGGTAAATCTCTTGTATTCTCTTGACAACTTTTGACCTTTAATCCATATCTTATAAGAGAATTTTCCACTGATTTAACTttgaactgtgtgtttgctgtgcagGGGTCCTTATCTATGAGATAACATATATAACACTTGAATTAATAACACCCTCGAGGGGATTGCTCAGTTTTCTTAGAGAGTCTTTTACACAGTTACTGATGGTTTGGATTTTTGAAGATTGGTATCATTAGTAGAAGACACGTTATCATCAACACTGAACTCAAATAACCCCGTAAAAGAGTCCAGTGATTTAGTACAGAGTTTCATAAAATTGGGGGAAGACAGGTCAAAGTTGGAGCAGTAGAAGCTGAGATATCCTGAGTTTAAGCTCTAAAACCACTGGATGCTACAATTTACATAATGCAACTAGAAAGTGAAATAGAAATGTATATAATGTAAATAGAAATATATTCTTACGAGAACTTTATATTCTTGTTATTCTCATGTTACGCTGTATTTTGGCTCAGGGCACATTATAACACTTTGTACTCTTTGTTTCATGTGACACCAAACTCCTGTTCCCAGCAGGTGTTAACTGTATCAGAGGTGAGCCAAGTTCTGTCCGGATAAAGGTTGAGAAAGATAGATAGGGGCTATGGGGGGAACAAAGAGCAACTGTGTATTAATTAAAGGTCAGTTGTCATTCTCTGAGGGTGATGGATGATGTTCTGTAATGTATGagactgtatgtatgtaaattCATCTCTATTACAGAGAATTTCATGACAATAGCATCTGGTATTACACCCTTCATGCCTAGTAAATGTCTACATCAAGCtctacatgcatgtttgtgctgtgcTCCCAAGTGACAGTAGATGTGTCATGATTATATCATTTCAAAGAGGTATAACTCAGATGTCTTGGTAAATCTtttgagtgtgaatgtgtatgaacaGTTGGATATATCAGTATTTCTGTTGCATAGAACCTACCTGTCTCCACTGCTGTTTGGTATAGACAAAGCAGGGGCATTTCCATTACACGTTTCACACCTGGCTTCATCCAAAAGGTTTCCACTGACATCTCTCtccactggaaaaaaaaacaacccataTTCAGCCATCTATACATAAAATATGTAATTATTCATTATATTGCCTAATTTTATTAAATGTGCAGCAAACACGTTCAACATTAAAGACTTCTAAATGCAAACAATTGCAATTCATAAATAGTCCCGACTCCCGACAACTCACCCAGAACATTGCCTGGTGGGCACTGGCACTTCCCCTCATCAGTAGGACTGCCCGGACAACGAATACACCCAAATCCATCTTTAGTTACTGcctggaaagaaagaaactggTCACAAGGGCTTCATTACAAATGGTAATAGAAATTGTGTATTGAGTACGAGATGCATTATCTACAGTGTAATGTGAGATGAACAGCAAATAGAGACAATGACGAGAAATTGCACATACAGGCTTGTCAGGGGGACATTTCTGACAAGTAATGGTACTGGTTGTGAGAGTTTGGTATCCAGTTTTGCAAATGCAGCTCAGTCctgcaaaaagagagaaaccagTGCAAAGTTAGTGGGAACAGAGGGTATTCACAGTGTTGAGTTCTGAGATATTAGTTAATTAACAAATCTCAGCTGCATGTTACTGCAAGCTGCAAGACAGAAAATTACCCATGACGATGGGTATGGGTTAGCGCGTATTTCATGCACTGGATATGGATAAGCTGGATGTGAATGTGAGGCATGCACAAATGGCCGTAGTTCAGCTTCTCAATGAAGAGAACTCGCTGCTTTTCTTTGGCTTAGATAGTAATGGGAAAATCTGCTGGACAAAAGATGATAAGCAGATAATGACCAGTAGTCAGTAGTTTTTGTCCTAAACATATGAACTTCAACTCGATCATATAATGTGGCCACTGAGAACAAACAGCACACTGTGCATTCTGGTTTAGGGTGGATTTCCCCCTGTATCGGTTCCCACGTTAGCTAGCAACGTTCTCTACTTACTTTGCAAGTATCTTAGCCACGCGCA
It includes:
- the tmem67 gene encoding meckelin, producing the protein MATGTLPFAVHRYKVPLTLFLVICVDLLNCQQFIVPFTAPSDCSVEEFFDISSLSCVRCGPNQRRSTTGLSCICKTGYQTLTTSTITCQKCPPDKPAVTKDGFGCIRCPGSPTDEGKCQCPPGNVLVERDVSGNLLDEARCETCNGNAPALSIPNSSGDRCERCQTTIINASCVCNPPNILAGGLCFPPDNLSTNVNPSVNYAQLKFSVQSAWFVKNLYPSSAACLVYSNLTACQALGNMCVMNMHSFSSVSTDACGLFNTIFRSRAAFSSTQDISYWRLNLPWLYYGDEPGLASRVLQTDPVPTGFHFRGINKNTDIKLLAAVYNVRGEFLRWEQVGGRNLQLCPETATKQAAAFSFGTAYQQSCDLSVAELLATHPEPLFYDVFMDLGGGENRKLLPLPSLVHNQQYNGRFINQEGMKNWYLSRRMFLVDTLSGREKSMSALPKVIRVASSVKIRFQLVPRTREGQVFPPLMTVTYRDVPITDINKQTVSTMFAVEYEMDQNEARVKTDTALGVMGGVAVLYSLLKTVSWKRRIASPLIDVETMLKFLLFYAGDLANVFFAVTVGTGLYWLILYKAQRFVSVLLPLPSQEEQFVTYISCAFALKAVQFLHKLILQVSVDVFFIDWERPRSKASRTVQATGKPKRDPSPVSIWRTCFVANEWNEIQTIRKINPTFQIMAVLFFLEVLDFSNLALRDPWPTLKRPSQAYTPSYSLMLRYGLAATLWLCIGLLQVIYFTVFHEHFVEDKIRQFVDLCSVSNISVLVLSHRCFGYYIHGRSVHGHADTNMEEMDHNLKRESESLCSPRGLLPNTDIQTFQVSLTSCLRVQYERIRESLSGRRGHSRLIDASSANQFEQKIRAYHTMNQFLGSIIDHAHPDMDYIVKDKLMFERVIGMEFLEPSEKSIFYNDEAHSFSDVLFYGNEATLLIFDTLFFCVVDLGSQNFVLAAVLTYVQQMIFRMIRNTLGRKNLVNKTLVDERFLI